The DNA segment GTGTTGCTCCACAAATCACTGGGACAACTTGTACATCTTAGAAATCTTTTTCCATTTACGACCAACCAATCCTGGCTGATGAACTCAGAGGAGATGCTGATCTTCTTCTGAAACAAATCTAAGTGCAGAAATGGCACTTTCCATGGAGGGACGGAAAGCATCGGAAAGAAACGTTTTCTTACCTTAAGATGATAGACATTTCCTTGTGCCCTCATAACCAGCTCACTAGCAGGAATTGACTGCCCACAAGCACTGCAAGCGCCACTATTTCCAAATAACCTGAAAACAGAAAGAGGATGCTTGGTATGTTTCTCTGTGAATAAAGAAGTCAAAACTGAAAGAGCAAATTTCAATTTTCAAAAGGATAAAAATCCTTTCCCTTGTTTTTACATACTTTGGGATGCAATAAATTTAAAGGACAGAACACAGCCCAAACTGATGGAGAATTATCCCTTTACTGCTCAAGTCTTGGAGGCGCAGGATCTAATAAAATGTTGAATTGCATCTAGCAACGCAAAGCAATTCTCTACACTTTTTATCAGATTACTGGGtttgtcataaaaaaaaaaaaaccaggacagAATTCATGACTAGAGTTTAAATGTATTGTGTCCTTGAAATTATATGAAGAACTTTTTTGTACTTTAATCATATCTTGAGAGATGAGTCATCAAAAGGGTTAAGAGGATTTGATTGTATATCTAAGACGACATCATGCTCAGTGTATTGAAACTCCAGTAAACCTCCATCAGGGCAGAGTTTCCATTAGAAACTCTCGGCTATCCAGGTTGATATATAATGTGTATGGGTTAACCTTTTCAATCATGGTGTCAACACTTTAGATTTGCCTCTGCTCATCTCTTTCATCctaaccttctctctctctctctctctgtctctctctctcactctctctcgatAATGAAATGCTTGCTCCAACTTCCCTCTATCTGCTCCTGAGTCCACAATTTAGATTACTTCATCTCTGCTAGCAACAAACTGAATGAAATTTCGATTTGAGCAGAAAGTAATTTACCGGGATCTGGACCCATTTGTCATCATATCTCTCTGGGTGTTTGCTGTATCACTGCAGTTTTCCTATGCAATCAAATGAGACCACAACATCtgccattggggtgggggggggagggggggagagagagagagaagagagagaagaaggagggagagaaaggaaacagaatagaaaaagcagaagggaggaggaagactgtacaAAGAGATACACATTTTTTTCTACTGCATTGTGATATACTTTAATAAATATTGATGATTCCTTGTTGTTTTGTACATATTTTAACACACGTTCcacaaaagctttttttctatttttttccttttccctgctGCATCAACAATAACCTATAATGATGAACCCTCAACCATCTCACAACAGAAGAGAAATCCAAACTAGCTGGCAAGCTCACAGTAATTCCCTTTCTTTACCACCACCCCACAGCATATGGGGGGAGGGAGCATTAAAACTTGCCAAATTAATGCACTGCTGTTGCAAATAAAGATCACTTATTTGCATTGCCTTCTCCCGCCCCCCACCCATCACCCCAACAATACAATCATGAAATTGTATATGGGCATCATTTTGgaggatgtgttttgttttgtttttcagaaaaACACTTTAATCTGAATGTTTGCTGCATATTTCTGTATCAAGGAGAAAGAGAGGCAAAAATAATTGCTTTGAGTTTTCCAGAATCAGTGCTTGCAGAGGGAGGCTTGTCATGTTCAAACTACTAATTTGCTGTCGCCACTTTATTGAAAATAGCCTGTAAGTTGTTATTAAATGTATCGACTGAACGACAGGGAGAGTAGTAAAACTGCCCCTTAAGATGGCTTTTAATAGGAAGCCCGAGAAACAAATTTTGCAGCAGCATCGATTTGAAGAGTTCAATCAAAACTCCATTTCAAAACTAATTAGTCTGAGATCCGCAACACACTGACACTTTCTTCCGAGTTAGAATGGGTACAAAGAGAAGACTGAACTAATACAGTGCCAAGACCTTGAGCTTACACGCTCTAGAAAACTGAAGGGGTGCTGCTAATCTACTATCTGCTCAATCAGTAGGACTTGCTTCAAAGTATTTACAAGAACCTCCATCCAAAGCTCCCCTACGCATATTAGTTTTCACCTTTCCCTGTCCTACAATCATCAGTTGTAAAGAAGCCATTTAGAAAAGCAAAAAGTGAGGCTGCTTTAGGTATGTCCGTAGAACTAGGGCCCAAATAGCAATGTTATTCTAATGAAAGGCTTTTTTTAGTGCTATGAAAGGTAAACTGAACAATGGCATAAGGGCTCTttccctaaaaaaaaacaaaaaaacatgcaCATATCCACACTCTTCCACTTGTGCTAAAGACTGTAAAAACTTTTCACAACATCTTGTGGAATAAGAGGGGAGCTGGGTACATGGGCCTACTGGAATCAAATATAATCCTTCCAGTTTCAGTGGGCCTCAGCTCTTCCTCAGGACTGTGCTGTATAAATTTCCTCCAACTAAAGGCAGCTGTGTGTTTGAAATCTAAACTAAGCAGTTTTTAATCACCACCAAAGTCAAATGATAATCCTAAAAAACTACCTGCTCATTTACACGCCATGCATAAAGCCTCATCCTAGAACAATTTTTCATTTTTGCAAAAGAACATCTGCAActgaaaattataattaaagatgCTCTGCAGATATTTAATATGTAGATTTGGGCTACTAAAAATAAAGTCTTCAGGCTAcctacaactttttttaaaaaaatactccctGCAATTTGaggttttctttttgaaaaaagagAATTGCTTTTATAAAGTAGCGGCTTATTGGATAGTTTTGGAGGAATTTTATTTCTTTCCCCAGTAGAAAGACAACGATTGTTAACTACCTTCTTAgctgaaaagttatttttacATGGTTTCTATGAGAAAGGAAAGTTAATTAGCTAATCAGGGAGACTGTCCAGGACAGTATTTAATTTAAAAGGCTGGAGGCTTTAGATACTAAATTAGGAAGCTATCAGTCTCAGAATGGACTTTAATggcctcttttttcccctttaactcCAGCAATGGGGGAGAGATACCCCAGGTCAGGCTAATTAAAGCCAGGGGACTTTTTAATTGCAATGACAGAAGTGGTTTCAGTTTCCCCTCTTTGGGTCCCGGAGTCTAAGGAGGTTGTTAATATTTCAACGTTTGGAGAACAAAATCAATCACCAACATTGCAAAGTTGCATATATGGATGAAAGAATTCCACAAAAGAACAGCCACCTCAGCATTAACCGCCCTCTCTTCACAACCGCCATCCACACGGGTACTGGGACTTTTAAAGCAGGGCAGGTAGGAATGGAGCGCAAACGAGTGGGTAAGATCAAGGAGCTTCTTCTAGCTCAGGTGCTCAAAAAGGTAGCCATGTACTTTTCCAAGTACATTACAAAAACTAACACAAAAAAATGAGAAACGTAGAATAAAAGCATCCCTGCACTGATAGCTCATGACCTCTTTTGTCCCTTGCCCAGAAAGGAGCAGCAGGACAACTACTCCCAAAAGTTCTCCTCAGAAAGACATAGCCAGAGCCATGGATCCAAGGCATTGGCTTTCCAGCTGCATCCAAATTCTGCCCTCCATGTATTGTATGGAACAAAGGTTACCTAGAAAATGATGCCTGGAGCCAAACTGATTAAAGGTACTTCAGCATAACTATAGTCCCAGCACATTAAAAAGCACCAAAGGCTACAGATACCaaaaagggggaggaaggaggatgTGCAAGTACTGCATTgagtgagggggggggaatagagaagaaaaaaaaatcagccaaatTACGCTTGGTTAATTCAGAGTAACAGATCTGCCCCCAAGTGAATTGGAGGCCTTGAATTAATTCTGTTATGACAAATCAAGATAAACGTTCCCCCTAAATTGCATGCGATTTAATTAATTTTTGagatcctggatttttttttccaagctaATAGTTCACATGCTCCTGTGCTGTCATTGTGCTTGAGTGGGCAGACTTCAAAGTGATATTAAATAACCAACTATTAGATTTACCTAGCACGTCCTATTGGAAAAATGCCATTTAATTACCTAGCCTGTTCAATTAAAGGGACAGCATTCCCTGAATATAGCAGCTTGCTGTTGATTACCAGAAAAATGAACTGGCTGCCTGGCGGCTCCCTTGCTTTTCTTCCCCTCCTCAAATAGCTCATACTGCGGACAACCACGTGAATGGCAATGAGCAGTGAGGAGAAAATAGAGTATCATTTGCCTGCTGAAATAGGGATCGAGTGCCTGCCCTGGCATGTCAAATACTCCATGGGCCTTAGCAGGGTTAGATAGATGGGAGAAGCTGAATAGTCCATTCCCTCCAAGGACAAGACTATTTGATCTGAACCTTAATTAaagcaaaacaataaaagaagGGGGAAACCAGGCACCCTTTTCCAACTTCACCCCTCCCCAGCAACAGATTCCAAACAGGACGTATTAAACTATATTACGGAACCGTGAATGTAGAGATGGCTGCTGAAGCACTAGCCCTTTAAGAAAAGTCTATTTCGCTTCCCCACCATCAGACTTTTCAAATCCACCCTAGCCAATTCTCTTCTCTTGCTCTCTCCAAGGCCAATTTTGTTAATTAAATGTTTTGTTTGCGACACCACTCTCATTCATTTCGGACACGTCATTCCAGGCAGATCTAAGCCAGGGATGAGATCTCATTAGATAAAACCTATCAGAACTAAAAGAAAATGGAGGAGACACTAATTAAAGCTCTTAATTGTGCAGATTCACTGccacactgctgctgctgctttatcTAAAATCTCATGACTGGGAGGGCTGCCCATTACCGCCTCCTatccagtcccccccccccaaatagagTACTATGGTTGCAAGTTAAGGAGCCAGGGAAAAAAAAGTCAACGGACTTCCATCCctttacacatgcacacatgcatcctTAAGCTGTTTTGAGCCCCGTTTTGAAAAACTACAGTTCAAAGTCACTGTAAAAGccccttgattaaaaaaaaaggagggggggaggcaaATCTACTCCTATCACAGTCTTAAAGCAGTCACAGGCTTTCATTTCAGAACTGAATAATCAATTCTCCTCTCAGCTTTATAATGAAAGCATCCTACTGTAACTCTAATTAAAATCATAGTTGGAATTTCTGCACATAGCCCTTATGACAGAAGAGGACTTTGGAGGACTGTTCTTCTAGTACCTCTTGTTAGCCCTTCCCCTATAAAAACCATACCCACCAGATCGAATGCTGATgaaatagtttcatcctatttcttGACAGACTAGGATTTTCACTTACTTGTTTTGGATGCCAATGGAAAATCTGGTCTTTTGTATATATCTTAGATCAGTAGTCTTTTGTCTATGGAACAGATTTCCAGAAGCACAGCACATACTTGATGCATTAAAATGTCCTGATCTTCATTTTACCTGGCAAACTACTTGGTTCCATAGAAAAGTCAGGTTGATGGAATAAAACCAGTTCAAATTTCAGATGATAAAGAGCACTGTTTTAACAACCCGAAACCACACCTGCAATATCTTTtggccagattaaaaaaaaaccaaaaacctgaaGGACAGATTCCAATAAGCTGGTCTGAACTTGCCTTAGGGATACAGTAGGGAACTTCTCTTTTTAATTAGTAGTGATCATAAGAGGTTTGTTTGATGGTTTTAGTAGAAAGAGACGAAATCTGTACTGTTCATTGAATTTGAACAGTAGTGTCAATTTTTCCACTTCAAACAAACCTCTTTCTCTAAACGTTCTGCTCTATTTAATTAGAATTATGTCTCGCTTATGTAGTTGCTTCAGACAAGGATCAAGAATACATCTGTGCAAGCTTGCACAAACTTGCGCTTTACCATTTATTCTAAAAATCTAGATGCTTAGCAAAATTCATATTGGAAGCCGCCTAAAATCTTTTAATGACTTATTTTCCCCTGCATTCTATTTAACTGGCTGAAAGTGCCctcgggggaaaaaaaaggataaacAATAAATTATAAGCAAGCAAAAATCTCTCTGGTGCATTATACTCAGATATCACTTATAGGAGAGCCAAAATTCAGCACAGTACTACAACTTGTAGTACTACAGTACTACAGCCCAATGGAAATTCCACCAGTAAAgcgtttaaaatattaatagccaAACACTACTCCTGAGGCAGGAGTATAAGGGAAATATTCAACCATGAACCTGGTTCTTTCACCCTTAAGACACTTTTGTAAATACAATCTATAAAGTCCAAAAATAAAGACAACTGAGACAATACCCCAtacgctttctttctttctttctttctttttttacattttttccatGCCAAAATGAGGGGGAatgttagagagagagaaaaagagagagagagagaaaaggaggctgTTTAATTACTGGCTGCTGAACTAGATCACCCCCTCAAAGCATTCATGTGCATCAAGTCTATCAAGCCATTTACTCAAATTAAATGTGTAATCCTTCAAAATGCCTCCTTTCAAATTAGTTTGAAAGAGCTCAAGTTCACCTGAAAAGATCCAAATAGGTACCTGACCTCTTAAAATTCTTTGTTAATTGCATCAAAAAGTAGTTTGCATTAGGAAAAACAAAACTGATGTTGAAAAAGTGAGGCGAGTGCTTTTTTGTAACTACAGATATTTAACTGTTTATTCATCTACATCCAGTATTCCTGAGCTactgaaaaataagccctccagcAATATGAACATAAACATTACTAATGGGCTACAATGTTGGGTGTGTATCACCACATCAACAGCTGATCAACACTTTTAcagcacatattttaaaaaaaaccatctttTTAAACACCTTTTATTGAAAATACCACAGCGAACCATTACTTTATCCATTCACAGTCCCAGCTAGCTCTTAtccctttttttttaaggtggCAAAGAAACCCAATTCTACTTGCACAAGATATGTTTTAGCAGCTAACTGTGAGCTGGAATTCTTAAAAATTCAGGAACACCTCAAAAGTTAATTTATTCACATCTCCCTCAACTTTTCTATTGTTTTCCGGGAAAAGACATGCCCTTACAAAATCAGGCTTCTAGTTATAGAACTGCTACCTACACACAGATGGGGTTATTTCTAGCTCAAACTTTCTTTTGTATCTGCGcatcttcttctttccctctgcCCAGCTCACCTGATATAGTCATTTCTGCACAGGATCATGCCACTCTTCGTGTAACAAGATGTACCGATTTCTCCCAGCTGGGCTTGGCAACAGGAACACTTCAGGCACCGACTGTGCCAATAGCTATCCATGGCATAGAGCAAGAAGCGATCAGCAATCTTTCCCCCGCAGCCTGCACATCTTTTCCATGAGAGGGAGCCACTGGTGACAGGGGGCGGTTGCGAGCTGCTGCCTGGGTTCACCATGGTCtggatagggaaaaaaaaaaggaaggagggaaggaaaggaagggaggaaggaaggaagggagggagagaagagcggGTTAATTTTCAGGCAAACAATTCAGGAAAACACCCGTGCAATTTGCTTGCTTAATGCAGCACTTCCTagggggagaagggagagaggacaCAAAGATGGGGAACAGCAACTTGTTTACTTTTCCAAGTCTTTGTTCTGGGTTAATTAGCCACGTCCCTTCCAAGTTGGCTAGTGGTGCCCAGTGACAGTTTTAGCTCGCAATGGTCCTGTCAAACTTAGAGTGACCTCCGCTTTGTTTGTTGCCAAGAAAGTACACACACCTGGAGTCGCACAGTCTACTTGGCCCTCCCAGATATAAATGGTTGGGGCCTACACCACTAAAACTAGAAGGGCAGAAAAACCAGTTAGAAGAGCACGAATTACAATTCTTGCAAAGCATGGCTGTAGTACTTCTCATGTTGAGAAGAGTTCAGGAAATTGTTTAGTTCTAGGTAGGAAAGTAATCTTTTGAAAAAATCTAGAAAGTTGTGAAACTGGTTTTTCAAGGTCTCCTTTTTCTTGCCATTGTTATCTTCAGGGGCTCCCAACCATGATTGTCCTAATGTATTTGTTCTAAAAAAGATCAAATGCAGTGGAGCCccacctcctgaaaaaaaaaaaatggatcactAAACTTTAAGAAGCCTGTTAACTTCCTATACAAAAACAATCTACCTTTGTTTTGCTAATCTGCCCTTGATCAGCAATTTAAATGCTAAACGCTTTGTTgccctaaaaaagaaaaaaactttttgtgGTAATAGCAGAGGTATAGATTATTCAAGTATGCCCCACTAGGAAACAGCTAAGCATAGCTGTTTATAAAATTGCTGTTTTTGTTTAAAGATTGtgtacacacactcacacagaaATGTGTTTGTTGCTTTCTAATAAACACTTCTAAAAGCAGGGCAATGGAGAGATTAATAATAGAACCAATTCATAAAGCTTATTCCAAACAGATTAATTTGCTCCAGTAGCCAAAATAGGAGTGCCCCTTCTGTCATTTCTGTAATAAAATATCAAGTTATTTACTGCCAATTTAACAGCCCATTTTGCCTTTGTTCTTCCTAAGCTGTACTTGCTCAACCTAAGgcatctatttatttaataagaCTCCCCTCCCCAAGGGAAAAAGAgtgcaaactttcttgccacttgcCTAACTTCACTACAACAGCAGCTTCAGGTACCTTAAAATAgaccattaaaaaaagaataaaacaaacaggaTTTCCTTCAAAATAACTCCTGATCATGTGTTTCAGATGACCACACAATAAACCAGACTGAGAACTGCACCAATTAAGACTGTAACTAAAAACCCCAAGACTTGGGAAAGAGAACCACTCTAAAAGCCATTAGCATTGCATTTCTCTGAATGCACCATATACCTTTATGTAAATTGATTTCTGATGCATTTAACTCACGGAATGGCCTTTTGTTACTACTTCCAGCAATATGAATCTGCATTTCttacttttatttaaaacaaacagaTTTCAAATTATATAAACCCCATGGAGATTGTCTGTTTAGGCAGACAAACAGAAACCCCACCAATTTgctctcacacacacgcaccccgCCAATCTGCTTTGAAaggtaaatattatatataaaggaaACGTTACAGGGACAGAAGCGTCCAGTAACCCCATTAAGCTTAAAGCTCTTAAGGACAGGCAATACCTTAATGCTGATTAAATCTAAAAGAGGCCAAATCAGGAGGACTGACCAGAAAGTGACTCTCTGATAACTAAGGACAGGTCCTCCTCAAGTTTCATTTGGAATTGGAGGggtgacagagaaagagaagaaaagcttTTAAGTTAAATAGGCTTACTCTGGTAATTACACAGCTAAGCAATTTAGGTCCCGGAACAGAggcaatgaaacaaaaaaaaaggggggggggaagagagagagaaagagagagagctggCAGCTAGAGGCAAAACACACCCTCCCTCTTTTTAACAACGTCTCTGGTGATTTTAATGGAGACCGAGGGAGGAACGAACGTAGAAGCTTTGCAATTTGttgtgcaaaaaaaaccaaaaaaaaccccggaGATGCTTAATTCACGGCTTTGGTTTTAATTAGGTTGATTCATCAAGATTTCTCGCTAAcaaaaaaggagggagaggaagaaagagggataacacacacacacacccagctcaCTTCAGAGTCTcccccaacctccccccccccgcaacccCAGCCAGACCTGCCACTGTTTCAAAATAACATTTGACTACAAAGAAAGTGGGTAACGATCCTCCTCCCAGCTTCTCCGGGACTCGCAGGCGGATTCGGGCAAAGGGGAAGCGTTGCGCGCTCGGGGCaaggcgcttttttttttttcctcccctcccttcccccgcgACGCCGCCGCTGGGCAGCCCCGGCCACAGCTCCGCTCGCAAGGCAAGCAGCCCTCGGCGGGTCCCGAGCAGAGAAGGCTGGCGCGATGACTTCCAGTTCCGGATCGggatggggaagggaggagacgaagcgggggggggtggggagggaagggaaggggcccGATTGGGAACCGGTCCAAATTAACAGCCcggctccaaaaaaaaaaaaaaaagaggcgccCCCCCTCTTACCCCCCCAGTCTTACCTGTTTTCCCTCTATGGTGCAAGAGGCCGTGGATAACGTGGCGGAGGCGTCAGGAGAGCGCTCGGGAGACTGAAAGGCTTTCTCGCCCGAGGAAGGAGGGGGGATCTGTCGCCGCTTCTTCGGAAAAGCCACCCCCGAAAGCTTGTGCTGGGCGAGATTCTCAAGCCCGGGAGAATCTCCGGCCCCACGGCtaggagaagcagcagcagcagcaccagcagGGAGAGCGGGGTTgcgggggagggagaagggggcaaATGTCCGGGGAAAGGCTTGCTTAACagccctgcctcctcctccttcttcttcttccttttccttcgagCGCCGAGGCTTCCCCTCGAAGGGAGCCGCAACCGAGAGCTTCTTCGCGGCTGCCGAAAGCGAGCGCGGGCGCcttcgccgccgccgcctgcTGCTGCTGCAATCGCTGGGTTAAGTTTTGGCAGAGGTTG comes from the Ahaetulla prasina isolate Xishuangbanna chromosome 3, ASM2864084v1, whole genome shotgun sequence genome and includes:
- the LMO4 gene encoding LIM domain transcription factor LMO4, with translation MVNPGSSSQPPPVTSGSLSWKRCAGCGGKIADRFLLYAMDSYWHSRCLKCSCCQAQLGEIGTSCYTKSGMILCRNDYIRLFGNSGACSACGQSIPASELVMRAQGNVYHLKCFTCSTCRNRLVPGDRFHYINGSLFCEHDRPTALINGHLNSLQSNPLLPDQKVC